A region from the Achromobacter seleniivolatilans genome encodes:
- a CDS encoding gamma-glutamyltransferase family protein: MFTTRPEILGTFGVVTSTHWLASAAGMSLLERGGNAFDACAASAFVLQVVEPHLVGPAGEVPAVFYSARTGKVEVLCGQGTTPAAATLERYRAEGLKLIPGNGLLATVIPGAFDAWMLLLRDHGTMRVRDVLEPAIYYAEHGHALMPRISNTIAGLKDFFETHWPTTAQVYVPGGQVPQARKLFRNPALARTWTRVLKEAESVGADRERQIEAARDAFYRGFIAEEIDKFARNTDVMDESGTTHRGVITADDLAGWSASYDKPLTYDYHGYTVAKAGAWSQGPVFLQTLALLKNMDLAGVGPNSAEFVHRVTEAMKLAFADREAYYGDPAFIDVPLAHLLSDEYNDERRVLIGETASHDLLPGQVPGFEAQVARVMDTLERLSKVSAPGSATNEPTLADMRASAKRGDTTHVDVIDRWGNMISATPSGGWFQSSPVIPELGFGLNTRAQMFWLEEGLPGTLAPGKRPRTTLTPSLALRDGKPYLAFGTPGGDQQEQWQLMFFLRHVHHGLNLQESIDLPMSHTMHFPTSFYPRDRKPGHLAVEASFGPEVIEALRQRGHQIEEVAEWSVGRLTAASRDEDGLLHAAATPRLMQAYAIGR; this comes from the coding sequence ATGTTTACGACTCGCCCGGAAATTCTCGGCACCTTTGGTGTCGTGACCTCCACCCATTGGCTGGCCAGCGCGGCCGGCATGTCGCTGCTGGAACGCGGCGGCAATGCGTTCGATGCTTGTGCGGCCTCGGCCTTCGTGCTGCAAGTCGTGGAGCCCCATCTTGTCGGCCCGGCCGGCGAAGTGCCCGCTGTGTTCTATTCGGCGCGCACCGGCAAGGTTGAAGTGCTGTGCGGCCAGGGCACTACGCCCGCTGCCGCCACGCTGGAGCGTTACCGCGCCGAAGGACTGAAGCTGATTCCCGGCAATGGCCTGCTGGCAACGGTGATTCCAGGCGCGTTTGACGCCTGGATGCTGCTGCTGCGCGACCATGGCACGATGCGCGTGCGCGACGTGCTTGAACCCGCGATCTATTACGCGGAGCACGGTCATGCGCTGATGCCCCGCATCTCCAACACCATTGCCGGCTTGAAGGACTTCTTCGAGACTCACTGGCCCACGACCGCTCAGGTCTACGTGCCGGGCGGCCAGGTGCCGCAGGCCCGCAAACTGTTTCGCAACCCGGCCCTGGCGCGCACCTGGACCCGCGTCCTGAAAGAAGCCGAAAGCGTGGGCGCGGATCGTGAGCGCCAGATCGAAGCGGCCCGTGATGCGTTCTATCGCGGCTTCATCGCTGAAGAAATCGACAAGTTCGCCCGCAACACCGACGTCATGGATGAAAGCGGTACGACGCATCGCGGTGTCATCACCGCGGACGATCTGGCAGGCTGGTCCGCCAGCTACGACAAGCCGCTGACGTATGACTATCACGGGTACACCGTGGCCAAGGCTGGCGCATGGAGCCAGGGTCCGGTCTTCCTGCAAACGCTGGCCTTGTTGAAGAACATGGATCTGGCGGGCGTCGGCCCCAATAGCGCCGAATTCGTCCACCGCGTCACGGAAGCCATGAAGCTGGCCTTCGCCGACCGCGAAGCCTATTACGGCGATCCCGCATTCATTGATGTGCCGCTGGCGCATTTGCTGTCAGACGAATACAACGACGAACGCCGCGTGCTGATCGGCGAGACCGCGTCGCACGACCTGTTGCCCGGCCAGGTGCCCGGGTTTGAGGCGCAAGTGGCCCGCGTCATGGATACGCTGGAACGCTTGTCCAAAGTCTCGGCCCCGGGCAGCGCCACCAATGAACCCACGCTGGCCGATATGCGCGCGTCCGCAAAACGTGGCGACACGACCCACGTGGACGTCATCGACCGTTGGGGCAACATGATTTCGGCCACGCCGTCGGGCGGCTGGTTCCAATCTTCGCCGGTGATCCCGGAGCTGGGTTTCGGTTTGAATACCCGTGCCCAGATGTTCTGGCTGGAAGAAGGTTTGCCGGGTACGCTGGCCCCGGGCAAGCGCCCGCGCACCACGCTGACGCCGTCCCTGGCGCTGCGCGATGGCAAGCCTTACCTGGCTTTCGGCACGCCTGGGGGCGACCAGCAAGAGCAATGGCAATTGATGTTCTTCCTGCGCCACGTGCATCACGGCTTGAATCTGCAGGAATCCATCGACCTGCCCATGTCGCACACCATGCATTTCCCCACGTCGTTCTATCCCAGGGACCGCAAGCCGGGTCATCTGGCGGTGGAAGCCAGCTTCGGCCCCGAGGTCATCGAAGCCCTGCGCCAGCGCGGGCATCAGATCGAAGAAGTGGCTGAATGGTCCGTGGGCCGTCTGACCGCGGCCTCGCGTGACGAAGACGGGCTTTTGCACGCGGCGGCCACGCCGCGTCTGATGCAGGCATACGCCATCGGCCGCTGA
- a CDS encoding ABC transporter substrate-binding protein — translation MRKLCLAMAMAGMLASGLAQAQSTLRIGLQDDPDVLDPVRARTFVGRIVFASLCDKLVDITPDLKIVPQLAQSWTVGPDNKTLTFKLRTDAVFHDGTPVNAAAVKANLDRARTLPDSNRKSELVTVASVDAPDATTVVLNLSEPDASLLSQLSDRAGMMMSPATFDKDPGSKPVCSGPYQFKERVQNDRIVLEKFPKYWDAANYHFDRLVYTPIPDNTVRLNNLRAGDLDIIERVAPSDAKAVKDDANLRLAPVTGLGFQSISVNLANGARANNPLAKDKRVRQALDLAIDRDVLNQVIGEGMFQPAYQPFPPASFAYNTAFEHKGRDPKKAQALLKEAGFDRVKFEITFGNNTTMQQVFELVQAMGAEAGFDITLRPVEFASLQSSLARGDFEVGQSGWSGRVDPSGNIHQYLSCKGNLNDGKFCDAGVDKLLNDARAEADTAKRRAMYDQVLTAMQDQRPIVYLFYLPWTFGVQKKLEGFVPYPDGLIRLKGVTVAKK, via the coding sequence ATGCGTAAACTTTGCCTCGCCATGGCCATGGCGGGAATGCTGGCTAGCGGACTGGCGCAAGCCCAGTCCACCTTGCGTATCGGTTTGCAGGACGACCCGGACGTGCTGGACCCGGTGCGCGCCCGCACCTTTGTGGGCCGTATCGTCTTCGCGTCGCTGTGCGACAAGCTGGTCGATATCACCCCCGATCTGAAGATCGTGCCGCAGCTGGCGCAATCCTGGACCGTTGGTCCGGACAACAAGACGCTGACGTTCAAGCTGCGCACCGACGCGGTCTTCCATGACGGCACGCCGGTCAACGCCGCGGCCGTCAAGGCCAACCTGGACCGCGCCCGCACCCTGCCTGACAGCAACCGCAAGAGTGAACTCGTGACCGTCGCCAGCGTTGACGCGCCGGACGCCACCACTGTCGTGCTGAACCTGTCCGAACCCGACGCCTCGCTGCTGTCGCAGTTGTCGGACCGCGCCGGCATGATGATGTCGCCCGCCACCTTCGACAAAGATCCTGGCAGCAAGCCGGTTTGCTCCGGCCCGTACCAATTCAAAGAGCGCGTGCAGAACGACCGCATCGTGCTTGAGAAATTTCCTAAATATTGGGATGCGGCCAATTACCACTTTGACCGCCTGGTCTACACGCCGATTCCCGACAACACCGTACGTTTGAACAATCTGCGAGCGGGCGATCTGGATATCATTGAGCGCGTGGCGCCCAGTGACGCCAAGGCTGTGAAGGACGACGCCAATCTGCGTCTCGCGCCCGTGACCGGCCTGGGCTTCCAGTCGATTTCGGTCAACCTGGCCAATGGCGCGCGCGCCAACAACCCGCTGGCCAAAGACAAGCGCGTGCGTCAGGCGCTGGATCTGGCCATTGACCGCGACGTGCTGAACCAGGTGATCGGCGAAGGCATGTTCCAGCCCGCCTACCAGCCGTTCCCGCCCGCAAGCTTTGCGTACAACACCGCCTTTGAACACAAAGGCCGCGATCCCAAGAAGGCGCAAGCGCTCTTGAAGGAAGCCGGTTTTGACCGCGTGAAGTTCGAGATCACCTTTGGCAACAACACGACGATGCAACAGGTGTTTGAGCTGGTTCAGGCCATGGGCGCCGAAGCCGGTTTTGACATCACCTTGCGTCCGGTGGAGTTTGCTTCCCTGCAATCGTCCCTGGCCCGTGGCGACTTCGAAGTGGGTCAAAGCGGCTGGTCCGGCCGGGTCGATCCCAGCGGCAACATCCATCAGTACTTGAGCTGCAAGGGCAACCTGAATGACGGCAAGTTCTGCGATGCCGGTGTCGACAAGCTGTTGAACGACGCTCGCGCAGAAGCCGATACGGCCAAGCGCCGCGCGATGTACGACCAGGTGCTGACGGCCATGCAAGACCAGCGCCCGATCGTCTACCTGTTCTATCTGCCGTGGACGTTTGGCGTGCAGAAAAAGCTGGAAGGCTTCGTGCCTTACCCTGACGGCCTGATCCGCCTGAAGGGCGTCACTGTCGCCAAGAAGTAA
- a CDS encoding LysR family transcriptional regulator, which yields MTLKQLEAFYWAATCASFAVAAERLHLSLSSLSKRITELEETLGQQLFDRSGHKAALTSAGQRLVPQARELLAAADQVRASMTESPGLRGRCRFGVGELTALTWLPRLIGGVRAAYPDLVLEPYVDIGQVLEQRVADGELDFAVIAGRSSRVNIASTTIGHARFAWAASPAVLDGETRMTPALLARLPLVTLPAGAGTTRIIDDWLSGGFAIGERLCCNNWGAIAGLLIEGTGVGLLPSHWADALAAEGSLRVLTGEPELAVLPYAFHYRRDDSRPLVARMGDAVAAAVDFSAPCRLP from the coding sequence ATGACCCTCAAGCAACTCGAAGCCTTCTATTGGGCCGCCACCTGCGCCAGCTTCGCCGTGGCCGCCGAACGGCTGCATCTGTCGCTGTCATCCTTGTCCAAGCGCATCACCGAGCTTGAGGAAACACTGGGCCAGCAGTTGTTCGATCGCAGCGGTCACAAGGCCGCGCTGACCAGCGCGGGGCAGCGGCTGGTGCCACAGGCCCGCGAACTGCTGGCCGCCGCCGATCAGGTCCGGGCTTCCATGACCGAATCTCCCGGCTTGCGCGGGCGTTGCCGTTTCGGCGTCGGCGAACTGACGGCACTGACCTGGCTGCCTCGCCTGATTGGTGGCGTGCGCGCCGCCTATCCCGATCTGGTGCTGGAACCTTATGTGGACATAGGCCAGGTTCTGGAGCAGCGCGTAGCCGATGGAGAGCTCGATTTCGCCGTGATCGCCGGCCGCTCTTCACGCGTGAACATTGCCTCCACGACCATAGGCCATGCGCGGTTTGCCTGGGCCGCGTCACCCGCGGTGCTGGACGGCGAAACCCGCATGACCCCTGCCTTGCTGGCCCGTTTGCCGCTCGTCACCTTGCCGGCAGGGGCCGGCACGACCCGCATCATCGACGACTGGCTATCTGGCGGCTTTGCGATCGGTGAACGGCTCTGCTGCAACAATTGGGGGGCCATTGCCGGGCTGTTGATTGAAGGCACAGGGGTGGGGCTGCTGCCCAGCCATTGGGCCGACGCGCTTGCGGCCGAAGGCAGCCTGCGTGTCCTGACAGGGGAACCGGAGCTGGCCGTCTTGCCCTACGCCTTCCACTACCGCCGGGACGATTCCCGCCCGCTGGTCGCGCGGATGGGCGACGCGGTCGCTGCCGCCGTGGATTTCTCGGCGCCTTGCCGTCTTCCCTGA
- the axyZ gene encoding multidrug efflux transcriptional repressor AxyZ, protein MARKTKEESQRTRDRILDSAEHVFLSKGVASTTMSDIADHAGVSRGAVYGHYKNKIDVCIAMCDRALGEAATLTQVPVEGESLESLYVSMRQFIQVYSEAGSTQRVLEILYLKCERNDENAPLLRRRDLWERYALRTSEKLLRAAVQREDLPAALDVPLSNIYLHSLVDGVFDSICWSDRLKDDIWPRVERMLRAGIDTLRLSPHLLMPRLA, encoded by the coding sequence ATGGCCCGCAAGACGAAAGAAGAGTCCCAACGCACCCGCGATCGCATCCTGGATAGCGCGGAACACGTGTTCCTGTCCAAAGGGGTGGCCAGCACCACCATGAGCGACATTGCTGATCACGCGGGTGTCTCCCGGGGCGCCGTCTACGGCCATTACAAAAACAAGATCGACGTCTGTATTGCCATGTGCGACCGCGCGTTGGGCGAGGCCGCAACGCTGACTCAGGTGCCCGTGGAAGGCGAATCGCTGGAGTCGCTCTACGTGTCCATGCGCCAGTTCATCCAGGTTTATTCAGAAGCGGGATCGACGCAGCGCGTGCTGGAAATTCTGTACCTGAAGTGCGAGCGCAACGACGAGAACGCGCCGCTATTGCGCCGCCGTGATCTCTGGGAGCGGTACGCGTTGCGCACGTCCGAGAAGCTGCTGCGCGCGGCCGTCCAGCGCGAAGATCTGCCCGCTGCGCTCGACGTGCCCCTGTCCAATATTTATCTGCACTCGCTTGTGGACGGCGTGTTCGACAGCATCTGCTGGTCTGATCGCCTGAAGGACGACATCTGGCCTCGGGTCGAGCGCATGTTGCGCGCCGGCATTGATACGTTGCGCTTGTCGCCACACCTGCTGATGCCGCGCCTGGCCTAG
- a CDS encoding MexX/AxyX family multidrug efflux RND transporter periplasmic adaptor subunit has product MKHRAILRTLSLFPVLVLITACSKPAPEDEAKAPAEIGVIVAAATPTAVVTDLPGRLEPYREAEVRARVAGIVTERLYEEGQDVARGAALFQIDPAPLQAAYDSEAANLARAQASLSAAADKLRRYADLVSDRAISERDHAESVADERQARAQVALARANLQSAKLRLGYARVTSPIDGRARRALVTEGALVGEGQATPLTVVQQIDPIYVNFAQPAGEVMQLQKQIRAGALQGVAPDQVQVRLILPDGSEYARGGTLSFADLAVDPGTDNVTMRALFANPGRELLPGMYVRVQLEQAINRDTYLVPRDALLRNADGAHLLAADAAGELRKIAVVAHRLQGPNWVITQGLSGGERIVVENAAQLAAGQKIKPVEKAAPGELAAVDGKKG; this is encoded by the coding sequence ATGAAGCATCGAGCCATTCTCCGAACGCTCTCCCTATTTCCTGTATTGGTTCTTATTACCGCTTGCTCAAAGCCAGCGCCGGAAGACGAAGCCAAGGCGCCCGCCGAGATCGGCGTCATCGTGGCCGCAGCCACGCCTACCGCAGTCGTCACCGACCTGCCAGGCCGGCTGGAGCCCTATCGCGAAGCCGAAGTCCGCGCCCGAGTGGCCGGCATCGTGACTGAACGCCTGTACGAAGAAGGCCAGGACGTGGCGCGTGGCGCTGCGCTGTTCCAGATCGACCCTGCGCCTTTGCAGGCGGCCTATGACTCCGAGGCCGCGAACCTGGCGCGCGCTCAAGCCAGCTTGTCGGCCGCCGCAGACAAGCTGCGCCGCTACGCGGACCTGGTCAGCGACCGCGCCATCAGTGAACGCGATCATGCCGAGAGCGTGGCCGACGAACGGCAGGCCCGCGCCCAGGTGGCGCTGGCCCGGGCCAATCTGCAAAGCGCAAAACTGCGGCTGGGCTATGCCCGCGTCACCTCGCCCATCGACGGCCGGGCGCGCCGCGCCCTGGTAACCGAAGGCGCGCTGGTCGGCGAAGGCCAGGCCACGCCGCTGACGGTGGTGCAACAGATCGATCCCATTTACGTGAACTTCGCGCAACCCGCAGGCGAAGTCATGCAGCTGCAAAAACAGATCCGCGCAGGCGCGCTGCAAGGCGTGGCGCCGGATCAGGTGCAGGTCCGGCTGATACTGCCCGACGGTTCCGAATACGCGCGCGGCGGCACGTTGTCTTTTGCGGATCTGGCGGTAGACCCGGGCACGGACAACGTGACGATGCGCGCCCTGTTCGCGAACCCTGGCCGTGAGTTGCTGCCGGGCATGTATGTGCGCGTGCAGCTGGAACAGGCCATCAACCGCGACACCTATCTGGTGCCCCGCGATGCGCTGCTGCGCAATGCCGACGGCGCGCATCTTTTGGCCGCTGACGCGGCAGGCGAGTTGCGCAAGATTGCGGTGGTGGCGCACCGGCTGCAAGGCCCGAACTGGGTCATCACGCAAGGCTTGTCAGGCGGCGAACGCATCGTCGTGGAAAACGCCGCGCAACTTGCCGCAGGCCAAAAGATCAAGCCGGTCGAAAAAGCGGCGCCAGGCGAGCTGGCTGCCGTTGACGGCAAGAAGGGATAA
- a CDS encoding multidrug efflux RND transporter permease subunit, with protein sequence MARFFIDRPVFAWVISLLIVLVGILSIRSLPVAQYPDIAPPVVNIGASYPGASAKVVEEAVTAIIEREMNGAPGLMYTSSSSDSTGWASINLTFKQGTNPDIAAVEVQNRLKAVEPRLPESVRRDGVRVEKAADNIQLVVSLKSDGSMDDIQLGELAASNVLQALRRVEGVGKVQSFGAEAAMRIWPDPAKLTAMSLTPGDIVTALRSHNARVTIGELGNQAVPKDAPLNASIVAGESLQTPEQFANIPLRTQPGGATLRLKDVARVELGGTDYMYLSRVNGMTGTGLGIKLAPGSNAVETTRRIRATMDELAQYFPPGVTYDLPYETSTFVEISIQKVLMTLLEAVALVFCVMYLFMQNLRATLIPTLVVPVALLGTLGVMLWLGFSINVLTMFGMVLAIGILVDDAIVVVENVERIMAEEGLSAHDATVRAMRQISGAIMGITVVLVSVFVPMAFFDGAVGNIYRQFAVTLAVSIAFSAFLALSLTPALCATLLKPIPAGHHEKRGFFGWFNRAFARMTDRYTARVAGLLARPVRFGLAYIAVIAAVVFLFMRLPSSFLPDEDQGSFMAMVILPQGTPQSDTMALVKEVERYMLANEPVEYVYSVNGFSLYGSGPNSAMFFVTLKDWKERRDSSKHVDAVVKRINKAFSERKNATVFALNSPPLPDLGSASGFDFRLQDRAGLGYQALTQARQQLLAAAAKHPALTEVVFAGQEEAPQLQLNVDRDKAQAMGVTVEEINTALAVMYGSDYIGDFMHNGQVRRVTVQADGKSRVDVDDVSRLHVRNLQGQMVPLSAFTTLKWTMGPPQLNRYNGFPAFTINGSAAKGHSTGEAMRAMEELAANLPRGIGFDWSGQSYEERLSGNQAGALFALSVLIVFLALAALYESWSIPLAVILVVPLGVIGAVLGVTLRGMPNDIYFKVGLIATIGLSAKNAILIVEVAKDLVRDGQGIVSATLEAARLRLRPIVMTSLAFGVGVLPLALATGAASGAQAAIGTGVLGGIITATVLAIFLVPLFFLIVGRLFGGRARPARQTGGDTLESHQ encoded by the coding sequence ATGGCGCGTTTCTTCATTGATCGCCCCGTCTTTGCCTGGGTGATCTCACTCTTGATCGTGCTGGTCGGCATTTTGTCGATCCGGTCTTTGCCGGTCGCCCAGTATCCGGACATTGCTCCGCCCGTCGTCAACATTGGCGCCAGCTACCCCGGCGCCTCTGCCAAGGTGGTCGAAGAAGCCGTCACCGCCATCATCGAACGGGAAATGAACGGCGCGCCCGGCCTGATGTATACGTCGTCGTCCAGCGATTCCACCGGCTGGGCCAGCATCAACCTGACCTTCAAGCAAGGCACGAACCCGGACATCGCGGCCGTGGAAGTGCAGAACCGCTTGAAAGCGGTTGAACCGCGCCTGCCCGAATCCGTGCGCCGGGACGGCGTGCGCGTGGAAAAAGCGGCGGACAACATTCAGCTGGTCGTGTCCTTGAAGTCGGACGGCAGCATGGACGACATCCAGCTGGGCGAGTTGGCGGCATCCAATGTGCTGCAAGCCCTGCGCCGCGTGGAAGGCGTTGGCAAGGTGCAATCCTTTGGCGCGGAAGCCGCCATGCGCATCTGGCCAGATCCGGCCAAGCTGACCGCCATGTCACTGACCCCTGGCGATATCGTGACCGCGCTGCGCAGCCACAACGCGCGCGTCACCATCGGCGAGCTGGGCAACCAGGCAGTGCCCAAAGATGCGCCGTTGAACGCCAGCATCGTGGCGGGCGAGTCCCTGCAAACACCCGAGCAATTCGCCAACATCCCTCTGCGTACGCAGCCGGGCGGCGCCACCCTGCGCTTGAAAGACGTGGCGCGCGTGGAATTGGGCGGCACGGACTATATGTACCTGTCGCGCGTGAACGGCATGACCGGCACCGGCCTGGGTATCAAGCTGGCGCCGGGTTCGAACGCCGTGGAAACCACGCGCCGCATCCGCGCCACCATGGACGAGCTGGCACAGTACTTCCCGCCGGGCGTCACCTATGACCTGCCCTACGAAACGTCCACCTTCGTCGAGATCTCGATCCAGAAGGTGCTGATGACGCTCTTGGAAGCCGTTGCCCTGGTTTTCTGCGTGATGTATCTGTTCATGCAGAATCTTCGGGCTACCCTGATCCCCACGCTGGTGGTGCCGGTTGCGCTGCTGGGCACCTTGGGCGTGATGTTGTGGCTGGGTTTTTCCATCAATGTGCTGACCATGTTCGGCATGGTGCTTGCCATCGGCATCTTGGTTGACGATGCCATCGTGGTCGTGGAAAACGTGGAACGCATCATGGCCGAGGAAGGCCTGTCGGCTCACGACGCCACGGTACGCGCCATGCGGCAGATCAGCGGCGCCATCATGGGCATCACGGTAGTGCTGGTGTCGGTGTTCGTGCCGATGGCCTTCTTTGACGGCGCGGTCGGCAATATTTATCGCCAATTTGCGGTGACGTTGGCCGTGTCGATTGCGTTTTCGGCCTTCCTGGCGCTGTCGCTCACGCCCGCGCTGTGCGCCACGCTGCTCAAGCCCATACCCGCCGGCCATCACGAAAAGCGCGGATTCTTCGGCTGGTTCAACCGCGCCTTTGCCCGGATGACAGACCGCTACACCGCACGCGTCGCCGGCCTGCTGGCCCGGCCGGTGCGCTTCGGCCTGGCCTACATCGCCGTTATCGCCGCCGTGGTCTTCCTGTTTATGCGCCTGCCCTCTTCGTTTCTGCCAGACGAAGATCAAGGCAGCTTCATGGCCATGGTCATCTTGCCGCAAGGCACGCCCCAAAGCGACACGATGGCGCTGGTGAAAGAGGTTGAGCGCTACATGCTGGCCAACGAGCCCGTCGAATACGTCTATTCGGTCAATGGCTTCAGCCTGTACGGCAGCGGGCCGAACTCCGCCATGTTCTTTGTGACGTTGAAAGACTGGAAAGAACGCCGCGATAGCAGCAAGCACGTGGACGCCGTGGTCAAACGCATCAACAAGGCGTTTTCCGAACGTAAGAACGCCACGGTGTTCGCCCTTAATTCGCCTCCCCTGCCAGACCTGGGGTCCGCATCGGGCTTTGACTTCCGCTTGCAGGATCGCGCCGGGCTGGGTTATCAGGCGCTGACGCAGGCACGCCAGCAATTGCTCGCGGCCGCGGCCAAGCATCCTGCGCTGACCGAAGTGGTATTTGCCGGCCAGGAAGAAGCGCCCCAGTTGCAGTTGAACGTCGATCGCGACAAGGCGCAGGCCATGGGTGTCACGGTGGAAGAGATCAACACCGCGCTCGCTGTGATGTATGGCTCGGACTACATCGGTGACTTCATGCACAACGGCCAAGTGCGGCGCGTGACGGTTCAGGCGGACGGCAAAAGCCGAGTCGACGTGGACGACGTTTCCCGTCTGCATGTGCGCAATCTGCAGGGACAGATGGTGCCGCTGTCGGCTTTCACCACCTTGAAGTGGACGATGGGCCCGCCTCAGCTGAATCGCTACAACGGTTTTCCCGCATTCACGATCAACGGATCGGCAGCCAAGGGCCACAGCACGGGTGAGGCCATGCGCGCCATGGAAGAGCTTGCCGCCAACCTGCCGCGCGGCATCGGCTTTGACTGGTCGGGACAATCGTACGAGGAGAGGCTGTCCGGCAATCAGGCGGGCGCTTTGTTCGCGCTGTCTGTGCTGATTGTGTTCCTGGCATTGGCCGCGTTGTACGAAAGCTGGTCCATCCCGCTGGCGGTGATTCTGGTGGTGCCTTTGGGCGTAATTGGCGCGGTGCTGGGCGTGACCCTGCGCGGCATGCCCAACGACATCTACTTCAAGGTGGGGTTGATCGCCACCATCGGGCTGTCCGCCAAGAATGCCATTCTGATTGTTGAAGTGGCGAAAGATCTGGTGCGCGACGGTCAGGGCATTGTGTCCGCCACGCTGGAAGCCGCGCGCCTGCGGCTGCGCCCGATTGTGATGACATCGTTGGCCTTCGGAGTGGGCGTATTGCCGCTGGCTCTGGCCACCGGCGCGGCTTCCGGCGCACAGGCCGCAATCGGCACCGGCGTGCTGGGCGGCATCATCACCGCTACCGTGCTGGCAATCTTCCTGGTGCCGTTGTTTTTCTTGATAGTGGGCCGTCTGTTTGGCGGCCGCGCCCGCCCCGCTCGCCAAACCGGCGGCGACACGCTGGAGTCTCACCAATGA
- the oprZ gene encoding multidrug efflux RND transporter outer membrane subunit OprZ: MKTAAISLLTLALAGCSLAPAYERPAAPIPTAYDTPAEDGQAAMPQDWRAYFGDPVLQAWIAAALANNRDLRVTALRIQEARALYGVQQADRLPAIDGSGEFSRGRSVEPGQAGLPVANRYRAAVGITAFELDFFGRVKSLSDAALSRYLASEEAHRAASLSLVAETATAVFNQRSIAEQLRLTESTIALREASLTLTQRRYDAGLETAIGLRTAQMLVETSRATHAELSREYRQAVHALGLLAGDFSLPAGTDGVLLENQTLTPLAAGLPSALLSRRPDLRQAENTLLAANADIGAARAAFFPSVQLTTDIGTTAGSFSDLFGSGTGNWVFAPKLTLPIFNAGRNNANLSLAETRKHIAVAQYEGSIQRAFREVADALSARDTLRIQIDAQRKVRDADRDRQRLAERRYDRGVANYLEMLEAQRSLFDSEQEYIRLQQRRLVNAVELYKALGGWETQPEADTGS; encoded by the coding sequence ATGAAAACGGCAGCCATAAGCTTGCTGACGCTGGCGCTGGCCGGGTGCTCCTTGGCGCCCGCCTACGAGCGCCCGGCGGCGCCTATCCCCACGGCTTACGACACACCGGCGGAGGATGGGCAGGCAGCCATGCCGCAAGACTGGCGCGCCTACTTCGGCGACCCCGTATTGCAGGCCTGGATTGCGGCCGCGCTGGCAAACAATCGCGATCTGCGCGTGACGGCGCTGCGCATTCAGGAAGCGCGTGCGCTGTATGGCGTGCAGCAGGCCGACCGGCTGCCTGCAATAGACGGCAGTGGCGAATTCAGCCGCGGCCGTAGCGTTGAACCCGGCCAGGCGGGTCTGCCCGTGGCCAACCGGTACCGCGCGGCAGTTGGCATTACCGCTTTCGAGTTGGATTTTTTCGGCCGCGTAAAGAGTCTGAGCGACGCGGCGCTGTCGCGCTACCTGGCCAGCGAGGAAGCGCACCGCGCAGCCTCGCTATCGCTGGTGGCGGAAACCGCCACGGCGGTGTTCAACCAGCGCTCGATTGCCGAACAATTGCGCCTTACCGAGAGCACGATAGCGCTTCGCGAAGCCTCGTTGACACTGACGCAGCGGCGCTACGACGCCGGACTGGAAACCGCCATCGGTTTACGCACCGCGCAGATGCTGGTGGAGACCTCGCGTGCGACCCACGCCGAACTCAGCCGCGAATACCGGCAGGCTGTCCACGCGTTGGGTCTGCTGGCGGGCGATTTTTCACTGCCTGCGGGCACGGACGGGGTTCTGCTGGAGAATCAGACGTTGACACCGCTGGCGGCGGGCTTGCCATCGGCGTTACTGTCGCGCCGTCCCGATCTGCGGCAAGCAGAGAATACGCTGCTCGCCGCCAACGCCGACATCGGCGCCGCCCGCGCCGCTTTCTTTCCGTCCGTGCAACTGACAACCGATATCGGCACAACGGCCGGCAGCTTTTCTGACCTGTTCGGGTCCGGCACCGGCAATTGGGTATTCGCGCCGAAGCTGACGCTGCCCATCTTCAACGCTGGCCGCAACAACGCCAACCTTTCCTTGGCCGAAACCCGCAAGCATATTGCGGTGGCGCAGTATGAGGGCAGCATCCAACGGGCCTTCCGTGAAGTGGCGGATGCGTTAAGCGCCCGCGATACATTGCGCATCCAAATCGATGCGCAACGCAAAGTGCGCGACGCCGACCGCGATCGGCAGCGGCTGGCCGAAAGGCGTTATGACCGTGGCGTCGCCAACTATCTGGAGATGCTGGAAGCACAGCGAAGCCTGTTCGACTCCGAGCAGGAATACATCCGCCTGCAACAGCGCCGTTTGGTCAATGCAGTGGAGTTGTACAAGGCGCTGGGCGGCTGGGAGACGCAGCCGGAAGCAGATACAGGTTCGTAG